In Aquila chrysaetos chrysaetos chromosome 10, bAquChr1.4, whole genome shotgun sequence, the following proteins share a genomic window:
- the MRPS17 gene encoding 28S ribosomal protein S17, mitochondrial, which translates to MSVPRGAVHAKWIVGKVIGTKMQKTAKVRVTRLVLDPYLLKFFNKRKTYFAHDPLQQCVVGDIVLLKALPERRSKHVKHELAEIVFKVGNVIDPITGKPCAGTRFLENLSDSENLTEADTTYLSEKLQELKVCSTDK; encoded by the exons ATGTCTGTACCACGTGGAGCTGTCCATGCAAAATGGATAGTCGGGAAGGTAATAGGaaccaaaatgcagaaaactgcCAAAGTGAGAGTGACAAGGCTTGTGCTAGATCCTTACTTACTGAAG tTCTTTAACAAACGAAAAACCTATTTTGCCCATGATCCATTGCAGCAGTGTGTTGTTGGAGACATTGTTCTTCTGAAAGCTTTGCCTGAGCGAAGGAGCAAACATGTGAAACACGAACTGGCTGAAATTGTTTTCAAGGTTGGAAATGTCATAGATCCAATAACAGGAAAGCCCTGTGCGGGAACCAGATTCCTTGAAAATCTGTCAGATTCGGAAAATCTGACAGAGGCAGATACTACCTATCTAAGTGAAAAACTTCAGGAACTTAAAGTTTGTTCAACAGACAAATag